In Acidimicrobiales bacterium, the following are encoded in one genomic region:
- the rsmI gene encoding 16S rRNA (cytidine(1402)-2'-O)-methyltransferase, with translation MSPDREGDGGGRADADVHADAGGRREPALLVVGTPLGNLGDLTPRARDALAGADVVACEDTRRTRALLSASGVPAAGKRLLSVHDHNEADEADHVVRLIMAGHRVALVTDAGMPAISDPGERVVAAVAAAGLPIVVVPGPSAVVAALAASGLPSSRFVFEGFLPRKGGPRRRRLAELAGEQRTAVLYEAPHRVRETIADLLAACGPERVVALARELTKMHEEIWRGTLAAAAAHASEVEPRGEYVVVLAGAPPPPGATDDDIERAVAAHLGAGDDKRTSVAAVALELDVAKRRVYEAVLRVTGG, from the coding sequence GTGAGCCCTGACCGGGAGGGGGACGGGGGCGGCCGGGCCGACGCCGACGTCCATGCCGACGCAGGCGGGCGCCGGGAGCCCGCGCTGCTCGTGGTCGGAACACCACTCGGCAACCTCGGCGACCTCACGCCCAGGGCGCGCGACGCCCTGGCCGGCGCCGACGTGGTGGCGTGCGAGGACACACGGCGCACGCGAGCGCTCCTGAGCGCCAGCGGCGTCCCTGCGGCGGGCAAGCGGCTGTTGAGCGTGCACGACCACAACGAGGCAGACGAGGCGGACCACGTCGTGCGGCTCATCATGGCGGGCCACCGTGTCGCCCTCGTGACCGACGCAGGAATGCCCGCCATCTCCGATCCGGGCGAGCGCGTCGTCGCCGCCGTGGCCGCCGCCGGGCTGCCCATCGTCGTGGTGCCGGGACCGTCGGCCGTCGTCGCCGCGCTGGCCGCCAGCGGCCTGCCGTCGTCCCGCTTCGTGTTCGAGGGCTTCCTTCCACGCAAGGGCGGGCCGCGCCGCCGGCGGCTGGCCGAGCTGGCCGGCGAGCAGCGCACGGCCGTCCTCTACGAGGCCCCCCACCGGGTCCGGGAGACCATCGCCGACCTGCTCGCCGCGTGTGGTCCCGAGCGCGTCGTCGCCCTCGCCCGCGAGCTGACCAAGATGCACGAGGAGATCTGGCGGGGGACCCTGGCGGCTGCGGCGGCGCACGCCTCGGAGGTCGAGCCGCGCGGCGAGTACGTCGTCGTGCTCGCCGGCGCGCCGCCGCCGCCCGGTGCCACCGACGACGACATCGAACGTGCCGTCGCCGCCCACCTCGGAGCCGGCGACGACAAGCGGACCTCGGTGGCTGCGGTGGCCCTAGAGCTTGATGTCGCCAAGCGGCGGGTGTACGAAGCCGTCCTGCGCGTCACCGGTGGATAG
- the ychF gene encoding redox-regulated ATPase YchF has translation MERLGIVGLPNVGKSALFNAVTGGSALVASHPFSTTETNVGIAQVSDHRLRALSAMSKSRKTVPATVELVDVAGLAAGSSTGEGMGNRFLAGVRETDALCLVLRAFEDDAVVGGSDPLEDLEVLELELVLADAAAVDSLVGRRRRAAKGDASLLGEVAALEAAGTLLEGGTPLYRAAPGTLSPEMRAALRPFYLLTDKPVLAVVNLGETEVADPDPVVKPVADALGGAAEVLGVCVQLEAEAARLDEEERVELLEGLGLGEGALARVARSAYHLLGRRTFLTTGDKESRAWTFRAGARAPECAGVIHSDLQRGFIRAEVIHWDELLELGSWNKAKDVGRLRVEGKDYEVLDGDVLEIRFNV, from the coding sequence ATGGAGCGCCTCGGCATCGTCGGGCTGCCCAACGTCGGCAAGTCGGCGCTGTTCAATGCCGTCACCGGCGGTTCGGCCCTGGTGGCGAGCCACCCGTTCTCGACCACGGAGACCAACGTCGGGATCGCCCAGGTCAGCGACCACCGCCTGCGTGCGCTGTCGGCGATGTCGAAGAGCAGGAAGACGGTCCCGGCCACCGTCGAGCTGGTCGACGTGGCCGGGCTGGCGGCCGGCTCGTCCACCGGGGAGGGCATGGGCAACCGCTTCCTCGCAGGCGTGCGGGAGACCGACGCCCTCTGCCTGGTGCTGCGGGCGTTCGAGGACGACGCCGTGGTGGGCGGCTCCGATCCGCTGGAGGACCTCGAGGTGCTCGAGCTGGAGCTGGTCCTGGCCGACGCGGCGGCCGTGGACAGCCTGGTCGGTCGCCGCCGGCGGGCGGCCAAGGGCGACGCGTCGCTGCTGGGCGAGGTCGCCGCGCTGGAGGCGGCGGGGACCCTCCTGGAGGGGGGAACGCCCCTGTACCGCGCCGCCCCCGGGACGCTGAGCCCGGAGATGCGGGCCGCGCTGCGCCCGTTCTACCTCCTCACCGACAAGCCGGTGCTGGCGGTGGTCAACCTCGGCGAGACCGAGGTGGCCGATCCCGACCCGGTCGTGAAGCCCGTCGCCGACGCCCTCGGCGGCGCTGCCGAGGTGCTCGGGGTCTGCGTGCAGCTGGAGGCGGAGGCGGCCCGGCTCGACGAGGAGGAGCGGGTCGAGCTGCTGGAGGGACTCGGCCTGGGCGAAGGCGCCCTGGCCCGCGTGGCCCGCAGCGCCTACCACCTGCTCGGCCGGCGCACGTTCCTCACCACCGGTGACAAGGAGTCGCGGGCATGGACCTTCCGCGCCGGCGCCCGTGCGCCGGAGTGCGCCGGGGTCATCCACTCGGACCTGCAGCGCGGCTTCATCCGCGCCGAGGTCATCCACTGGGACGAGCTGCTCGAGCTCGGTTCGTGGAACAAGGCCAAGGACGTCGGCCGCCTCCGGGTCGAGGGCAAGGACTACGAGGTCCTCGACGGCGACGTGCTCGAGATCCGTTTCAACGTCTGA
- a CDS encoding AbrB/MazE/SpoVT family DNA-binding domain-containing protein, translating to MPRLCAGKGEARMITTGMARKVDDLGRIVLPVEMRRMFGIRPGDELEIGVDGASIMLRKIEARCVFCGAEAGLRPYRQKQVCSPCSTELSTGDAQDGFVHPPLGDIKL from the coding sequence ATGCCTAGGCTATGTGCGGGCAAGGGGGAGGCTCGGATGATCACGACGGGCATGGCTCGCAAGGTGGACGACCTCGGTCGGATCGTGCTTCCTGTGGAGATGCGACGGATGTTCGGGATCCGGCCGGGCGACGAGCTCGAGATCGGGGTCGACGGCGCCTCGATCATGTTGCGCAAGATCGAGGCTCGGTGCGTGTTCTGCGGCGCGGAAGCCGGCCTGCGGCCCTATCGCCAGAAACAGGTGTGCTCGCCGTGCTCCACCGAGCTATCCACCGGTGACGCGCAGGACGGCTTCGTACACCCGCCGCTTGGCGACATCAAGCTCTAG
- a CDS encoding DUF192 domain-containing protein has protein sequence MAWLLRDGEVLAALEVVETLSARSRGLLGRDGIEGAMLIKPARSVHTLGMRFPIDVAFCNRDMTVIDVVTMGRHRIGRPRLRARSVLEAEAGAFERWGLRPGDQLELKGEP, from the coding sequence ATGGCATGGCTGCTCCGCGACGGTGAGGTGCTGGCCGCGCTGGAAGTGGTCGAGACGTTGTCGGCCCGCTCCCGCGGCCTGCTCGGGCGCGACGGCATCGAGGGGGCGATGCTCATCAAGCCGGCGCGCTCGGTGCACACCCTGGGCATGCGCTTTCCCATCGACGTCGCCTTCTGCAACAGGGACATGACGGTGATCGACGTCGTGACGATGGGCCGCCATCGCATCGGGCGCCCCCGGCTGCGGGCCCGGTCGGTTCTCGAGGCGGAGGCCGGCGCCTTCGAGCGCTGGGGTCTGCGGCCAGGGGACCAGCTGGAGTTGAAGGGTGAGCCCTGA